One Spinacia oleracea cultivar Varoflay chromosome 4, BTI_SOV_V1, whole genome shotgun sequence DNA segment encodes these proteins:
- the LOC130459306 gene encoding uncharacterized protein: MVKMTELMKNLNDALGLNVNAGIPYVNPGISETEQLRTEGVSQTQSVQRRLEMEAPWTSLFKPTNLAAKGIPLSFIAPTISDGEPVAILDKTDLDKMVSKWDAALIMYVVGEVPSIGVVLRFFAKDWSHLSKPQVLFHEDGYFVVRFATKKERDEVICAGPHTFQGRPVIVKPWSSHFNFQNVVLRVVPI, encoded by the coding sequence ATGGTGAAGATGACGGAACTCATGAAGAATCTTAATGATGCCTTAGGATTGAATGTGAATGCTGGAATTCCATATGTGAACCCTGGAATTAGTGAAACAGAGCAACTCCGTACAGAGGGTGTTTCACAAACTCAATCTGTTCAACGACGACTTGAGATGGAGGCACCATGGACTAGCTTGTTCAAACCTACCAACCTTGCTGCTAAAGGTATCCCCTTATCCTTCATTGCACCTACGATTTCAGATGGTGAACCAGTTGCAATTTTGGATAAAACAGATCTCGATAAAATGGTTAGTAAATGGGATGCTGCCTTAATCATGTATGTTGTAGGAGAGGTGCCTTCTATTGGTGTTGTTCTGAGGTTCTTTGCTAAGGATTGGTCTCATTTGAGCAAACCTCAGGTGTTGTTTCATGAGGATGGATACTTTGTAGTTCGTTTTGCTACAAAAAAGGAAAGAGATGAGGTGATTTGTGCAGGTCCTCATACCTTTCAAGGTAGACCAGTGATTGTTAAGCCTTGGTCATCTCATTTCAATTTCCAAAATGTAGTGCTTAGAGTTGTTCCTATTTAG